A window of Benincasa hispida cultivar B227 chromosome 9, ASM972705v1, whole genome shotgun sequence genomic DNA:
CTCCTCAGAATTTGCTATTCCAAAAATAAAGTTTCAATTCTTGTTTCTTCTCACTGATCGAGGAATGTCGAGATTGGGTGGTAAAACTTTGTATTAGTCTCTTTCGCCATGGAAGTTCTTAGGGGGGGtctatgaaaaaaatgaaacgCTTTTCCGCTCAGAAAGGTCTGATCTCTATTTAAGGCTATTCAATACGCTATGATCCTTTCTTTGTCTCATTCGATGGGATTGTTTTGTTTGATATATTGATATTGAGAAGATAATTGAGTAGTGAATTGGGTTTGGTGTGATATCCGGCAGTTTTGAAGAGATGGATCGCAAAGGAAGGACAAGGCTGCAGTCTATGAGAGCATCTGCGAATCATGAAAAAGTAATCCCAGCCTTACTTCCAAGTCTAGTGTGTAGTTCTAAGTAGGTCGCTGTAGTTTCTAACCTTATTTATTGCTTGTTTTGAAAAACGGTTTCTCCTGTAGATGGGCGAAAGCCATGAAAAATGTAAACAAATTGACTTCTTctatacaaaaatttaaatccCAGAACAAGCTCAAATTTCAGAGGTAGGCTGAATGGTTTATCCAACCGGAATTCTGCATCTCTGGGCATCTTAGATTGACGAAACTTACTTTCTTCTTCcctgtcaaatttcattttgtttttgtcaATCTCGCATTCTTGACCAAAATTTTCTGGGAAAGTGGCTTATTACCCTTTTTTCCTTTGCCTAGTTTGGGCTGATTCTGATACTCCAGCCTCCAGTTATCTCTTTTATTCTGCATCTGATTGAGTTCTAAATTTATATGATTTATTCTCCTTTTTATTCCTATACAAATTATGTCACCCATTCTGTTACCTCTGGCTAGAATAACTCTAGCGATACTACAGTAAAAGCTAAAAGTTTGAATTCTGAATTACCTTGAAGGGAAACGTGGATATGCTGGAGACGAATTTACCTGATGCAGCAAAAGCATCCACGAGCGGACGGGTTTCAAGCAGACAGAGAAAACTGGCTTTACAACAAGACGTATGAACGAAATTTAACGTAGTCTGATCCCAATGAAAATCGCCCATGACTTTCTTTTCATCATTTTATATTGGGTTTGACATCCTGAATTATCAGGTTGacaagttgaagaagaagctCAGACACGAAGAAAATGTAGGTCGAGCTTTGAAGAGAGCTTTCACCAGACCTCTAGGAGCTTTACCACGCCTCCCCCCTTTTCTTCCTCCCAATGTACGTATTTGAAATCCCTTAATTCCTTCATTCTTTATTGTTTCTTACTGCTCTGTTCATCATTGAAAACAATGGCAATCAAAATTCTTGCTAGTAGTCAGGAAAATagatttattgaaattgtaaacaGATGCTTGGTTGGTGAAACTGCCTCCGATCTCATACAAATAAAACCAGAATTCTAATGCAAGACCTTTTACTATTGTAGATGCTAGAACTTCTTGCTGAAGTTGCTGTTCTTGAAGAGGAGGTAGTGCGGCTTGAAGAGCAAGTTGTGCATTTCAGGCAGGATCTATATCAGGAAGCTGTCAACATTTCCTCCTCCAAGAAGACCATGGAGCTTTCCCCAAAAAACAATTCTAAGCAAGTTCAATCCAGACTTTCAGTTCAGAAAACTGGTAACAAATCGGCAACGATGataaagccttttttttttttttttacatgaacTTGAAGCTATTGAATTAAGAACGTTGAATCAGCCTtttgaaccttttttttttccttttcctattTTCTGTTTCAGATAATGTTCTGGGAAAGGAAAACGAATCCCGTATGAATTTGACAAGTAACAACAAGGGGTCCTCTCTCCAGAAAACCCACACGATAAAGACTCCAGTCAAGAAACCTCCAGTTCGTCACAAATCATCAGAGAAGCCAAATTCTCCAAAATTGAATGTGAGTTATCTTCAAAAATGTCGTGTCATATAGTTATCATTCATTTTCAGAATTGTTCTACACATTTTTTCCCTTCATATTTTCAGTTAGAAAACAGAGTGGCAAATCTAGAAAATGCTGAAGCAAGACAATTACGTGCTCCAGATGACAAGGCATCCGGTGATGATAGTCCAAACAATATttctgaaaatattttgaaatgcTTATCAAGCATTCTATTGAGAATGAGTTCAATCAAGAATAGAGTTGCTACTGAAAGTTTGCATCTATTCTCAATGGTAACTACAATACAAACTGAAGA
This region includes:
- the LOC120087064 gene encoding uncharacterized protein LOC120087064 isoform X1, which produces MDRKGRTRLQSMRASANHEKGNVDMLETNLPDAAKASTSGRVSSRQRKLALQQDVDKLKKKLRHEENVGRALKRAFTRPLGALPRLPPFLPPNMLELLAEVAVLEEEVVRLEEQVVHFRQDLYQEAVNISSSKKTMELSPKNNSKQVQSRLSVQKTDNVLGKENESRMNLTSNNKGSSLQKTHTIKTPVKKPPVRHKSSEKPNSPKLNLENRVANLENAEARQLRAPDDKASGDDSPNNISENILKCLSSILLRMSSIKNRVATESLHLFSMVTTIQTEETDLQDPYDISSEFGMRDIGPYKNVRTVEACSINTKRTTNSLFLFQRLKLLLGKLASVNLQRLTHQEKLAFWINIYNSCMINAFLEHGIPESPEMVVALMQKATINVSGHLLNAITIEHFILRLPYHSQYAFSKSAKYDEKTFRSIFGLELSEPLVTFALSCGSWSSPAVRVYTASQVENELELAKREYLQAAVGISSEKFGIPKLLDWYLLDFAKDLDSLVDWVCLQLPSQLGKEAIKLMEGRRNQPLSQFVKVIPYEFSFRYLLCT